One region of Halohasta litchfieldiae genomic DNA includes:
- the upp gene encoding uracil phosphoribosyltransferase: protein MPIETRDHAHLITHALAKDTLSTLRSVETEQVDFRKGLIQLGRLCGYEIIDGAMDTEFVPIETPLAETTGERVKGLDDVVIINVLRAATPFVEGLLKAFPSAKQGVISASRDESAGMDDDGEFPITVDYVKLPEITSDDTVIVADPMLATGSTICAVLDYVLEATDSYENLFVLSAVSAPPGLVRVDETFPEVDILTVAIDDRLNDDGFIIPGLGDAGDRTFGTT, encoded by the coding sequence ATGCCGATTGAAACGCGTGACCACGCCCATCTCATCACGCACGCCTTGGCGAAAGACACGCTGTCGACGCTGCGGTCGGTCGAAACCGAGCAGGTCGATTTTCGAAAAGGACTGATACAACTCGGTCGACTCTGTGGCTACGAAATCATCGACGGCGCGATGGACACCGAGTTCGTCCCAATCGAAACCCCGCTGGCCGAGACCACCGGCGAACGCGTCAAAGGACTCGATGACGTCGTCATCATCAATGTCCTCCGAGCGGCAACCCCGTTTGTCGAAGGACTGCTCAAAGCGTTCCCCAGCGCCAAGCAGGGCGTCATCTCGGCCAGCCGCGACGAGAGCGCCGGAATGGACGACGACGGCGAGTTCCCGATCACCGTCGACTACGTCAAACTCCCCGAAATCACGAGCGACGACACCGTGATCGTCGCCGATCCCATGCTGGCGACCGGCTCGACGATCTGTGCGGTGCTCGACTACGTTCTCGAAGCGACCGACAGCTACGAGAACCTGTTTGTCCTCTCGGCGGTGTCGGCCCCGCCCGGGCTGGTGCGCGTCGACGAAACGTTCCCCGAGGTCGATATCCTCACTGTCGCTATCGACGACCGACTCAACGACGACGGCTTTATCATCCCTGGACTGGGCGATGCTGGCGACCGAACCTTCGGCACTACCTAA
- a CDS encoding NAD-dependent epimerase/dehydratase family protein: MDISDQRILVTGGAGFVGSHLVDRLLADGAAVTVVDNCSTGSRDRVADDARFVEADLTDPDALDGVLDDIDLVFHLAASKLVNTDRPHGQFEDNTKMTLNLLEAMADADVTQIAYTSSSTVYGEAPRPTPEDYAPLEPISAYGAGKLADEGLLSARAHSHDLTVWNFRFANVVGPGLRGAVIPDFIEKLTENPDTLTILGDGRQEKSYLHITDCVDAMLHIVANATDAVNSYNLGTRTTTSVDRIAAIVADEMDLDPDYEYTGGDRGWTGDVPKMRLSIEKLSALGWEPTLSSDAAVRRSTRELIDELC, encoded by the coding sequence ATGGACATTTCGGATCAGCGAATCCTCGTCACCGGCGGCGCAGGCTTCGTCGGCTCACATCTCGTCGACCGACTCCTCGCAGACGGCGCGGCCGTAACCGTCGTCGACAACTGCTCGACCGGCTCGCGGGACCGCGTTGCCGACGACGCGCGCTTCGTCGAGGCCGACCTCACCGACCCCGACGCCCTCGATGGCGTCCTCGACGACATCGACCTCGTGTTCCACCTCGCGGCGTCGAAACTCGTCAACACCGACCGCCCCCACGGCCAGTTCGAGGACAACACCAAAATGACGCTGAACCTCTTGGAGGCGATGGCCGACGCGGATGTGACCCAGATCGCCTACACCTCCTCGTCGACCGTCTACGGCGAGGCTCCGCGACCCACACCCGAGGATTACGCCCCGCTCGAACCGATCAGCGCCTACGGTGCGGGCAAACTCGCCGACGAGGGGCTGCTGTCGGCACGCGCTCACAGCCACGACCTCACGGTCTGGAACTTCCGATTCGCCAACGTCGTCGGACCCGGTCTCCGCGGCGCAGTCATCCCGGACTTCATCGAGAAACTCACCGAGAACCCTGATACCCTCACTATTCTCGGCGACGGTCGACAGGAAAAATCCTATCTCCACATCACCGACTGCGTCGACGCCATGCTGCATATCGTCGCTAACGCGACCGACGCGGTCAACAGCTACAACCTCGGGACGCGAACGACGACCTCGGTCGACCGAATCGCCGCTATCGTCGCCGACGAAATGGACCTCGACCCCGACTACGAGTATACCGGCGGCGACCGCGGCTGGACCGGCGACGTGCCGAAGATGCGCCTGTCCATCGAGAAACTCTCGGCGCTCGGCTGGGAGCCAACCCTCAGCAGTGACGCGGCGGTTCGACGGTCGACACGCGAACTGATCGACGAACTCTGCTAA
- a CDS encoding succinylglutamate desuccinylase/aspartoacylase family protein: MHTAERTTLARLPSGVRIETTVHRYGTGDGPTLYVQAAQHGREINGTELLRRLHVGLTSDESAHLPGAVDHTALDGTLIAVPLADPLTFDRVSYTTPEPIDSAHPNMNRCWPGDPEGTVHERMAARLWAEAEEADAIVDLHTGSPEMLTHTVYLRGNDDARQLAEAFGTNVLLAEAAGDDADAEWNDRNFGRKLRVAATREGIPAITPELGSNKQLDGEAIAAGLRGLVDLCRHLDLLDGEPEPWDGTRATNHLGRVRATDSGLFVVAEGVDLGMAVDEGDRLGTVYDPTSYESLQDATADREGIVYSIAREATVTAGQTLIGIAERLVDAEPNR; the protein is encoded by the coding sequence ATGCACACTGCCGAACGGACCACGCTGGCCCGGCTCCCCTCCGGCGTTCGGATCGAGACCACCGTCCACCGGTACGGTACTGGCGACGGCCCCACCCTCTACGTGCAGGCGGCCCAACACGGCCGGGAGATCAACGGCACCGAACTCCTCCGTCGACTCCACGTCGGTCTCACCAGCGACGAGTCCGCCCACCTTCCCGGCGCTGTCGACCACACCGCCCTCGACGGCACTCTGATTGCGGTCCCGCTTGCGGACCCCCTCACATTCGACCGGGTTTCCTACACCACGCCCGAACCCATCGATTCGGCGCATCCGAACATGAACCGGTGTTGGCCGGGCGATCCCGAGGGGACGGTCCACGAGCGAATGGCCGCCCGGCTCTGGGCGGAGGCCGAGGAGGCCGACGCCATCGTCGACCTCCACACCGGGAGTCCCGAGATGCTGACTCACACCGTCTACCTTCGCGGAAACGACGATGCCCGCCAGCTGGCCGAAGCCTTCGGGACCAACGTGCTGCTGGCCGAAGCCGCCGGAGACGACGCCGACGCGGAGTGGAACGACCGAAACTTCGGCCGCAAGCTCCGGGTGGCCGCAACCCGCGAGGGAATCCCCGCAATTACGCCGGAACTCGGCTCGAACAAGCAGTTAGACGGGGAGGCGATTGCGGCCGGACTCCGCGGTTTAGTCGACCTCTGTCGACACCTCGACCTACTCGACGGCGAGCCCGAACCGTGGGACGGCACTCGGGCGACAAACCATCTCGGCCGGGTGCGAGCCACCGACTCCGGGCTGTTCGTCGTCGCGGAGGGTGTCGACCTCGGCATGGCAGTCGACGAAGGCGACCGGCTGGGGACCGTGTACGACCCGACGAGCTACGAGTCACTGCAGGACGCAACCGCCGACCGCGAGGGAATCGTCTACTCGATTGCCCGCGAAGCAACTGTCACGGCCGGACAGACGCTTATTGGCATCGCTGAACGACTCGTCGACGCAGAGCCAAACCGTTAA
- a CDS encoding alpha-1 4-glucan-protein synthase, giving the protein MSQDICVMVPTIREYECMRSYFQNARDHDFDLSRLHVVLITEDFCDTDEMQAMLDEEGVDGEVFDGSRREEWFEAHDVSEYSHIVPAASHAETSFGLLYMWAGDYDYGFFIDDDTLPHDEDFFGTHMENLDFEGEIESVSSDEQWVNVLYQNAEEHDLYPRGYPYSAMHESVETETTEVDNIVASQGLWTNVPDLDAVRILMDGDLQGQAQTRTTREDFEGDFVAAEDNYLTVCSMNLAFEREVIPAFYQLPMDENEWDVGRFDDIWSGVFLKRACDILDKQIYNGLPLCEHNKAPRSTFDDLNNEVPGLELNEHLWEIVDEVDPDLSDADDPYARIFAAMAEELADGDWSEYNNGDFFNYIGEFMGDWLDCLEGIEQAAEPAANRRV; this is encoded by the coding sequence ATGAGTCAGGACATTTGCGTTATGGTGCCGACGATCCGGGAGTACGAATGCATGCGGTCGTACTTCCAGAACGCCCGCGATCACGACTTCGACCTCTCGCGGCTTCACGTCGTCCTCATCACCGAAGATTTCTGTGACACCGACGAGATGCAGGCGATGTTGGACGAGGAGGGCGTCGACGGCGAAGTCTTCGACGGCTCGCGCCGAGAGGAGTGGTTCGAGGCCCACGACGTTTCGGAGTACAGCCACATCGTCCCCGCGGCCAGCCACGCCGAGACGAGTTTCGGCCTGCTCTACATGTGGGCCGGCGACTACGACTACGGTTTCTTTATCGACGACGACACCCTGCCTCACGACGAGGACTTCTTCGGAACCCACATGGAGAATCTCGACTTCGAGGGCGAGATCGAATCGGTTTCCTCGGACGAGCAGTGGGTCAACGTCCTCTACCAGAACGCCGAGGAACACGATCTCTACCCGCGTGGCTACCCCTACTCGGCGATGCACGAGAGCGTTGAGACCGAGACGACCGAGGTCGACAACATCGTCGCCTCGCAGGGGCTGTGGACCAACGTGCCCGATCTCGATGCGGTCCGGATTCTGATGGACGGCGACCTGCAGGGACAGGCTCAGACCCGAACCACGCGAGAGGATTTCGAGGGCGATTTCGTCGCTGCCGAGGACAACTATCTGACTGTTTGCTCGATGAATCTCGCCTTCGAGCGTGAAGTGATTCCGGCGTTCTACCAACTCCCGATGGACGAAAACGAGTGGGACGTCGGCCGGTTCGACGACATCTGGTCGGGCGTGTTCCTCAAGCGTGCTTGCGACATCCTCGACAAGCAGATCTACAACGGCCTCCCGCTGTGTGAGCACAACAAGGCCCCACGAAGCACCTTCGACGACCTCAACAACGAGGTCCCTGGCCTCGAACTCAACGAACACCTCTGGGAGATCGTCGACGAGGTCGACCCCGACCTCTCGGATGCCGACGACCCCTACGCCCGCATTTTCGCGGCGATGGCCGAGGAACTCGCAGACGGCGACTGGTCGGAGTACAACAACGGTGACTTCTTCAACTACATCGGCGAGTTCATGGGCGATTGGCTCGACTGCCTCGAAGGCATCGAGCAGGCCGCCGAACCAGCAGCGAACCGACGGGTATAA
- a CDS encoding amino acid-binding protein, with protein sequence MFDEIMEKFEGSPSQQAVIRLLLERGFSVNEEGRVVSGGIEIPYTGIAREIDVDRRVVDSTTDVILSDPELQRIFTNISAIPSLRDLAPVLDLTVMTVEVDAADESGIVATVTGLIADYEITIRQIISEDPEFTDEPRLHVITDEELPGDLLLEIRELPFVRRIEF encoded by the coding sequence ATGTTTGACGAAATCATGGAGAAGTTCGAGGGCAGCCCGAGCCAGCAGGCGGTGATCCGCCTCCTGCTTGAGCGTGGCTTCTCGGTCAACGAAGAGGGCCGGGTCGTCTCCGGCGGAATCGAGATCCCCTACACCGGGATCGCCCGCGAGATCGACGTCGACCGCCGCGTGGTCGACTCCACTACAGATGTCATCCTTTCGGACCCCGAACTCCAGCGTATCTTCACCAACATTTCGGCGATTCCGAGCCTACGGGATCTCGCACCCGTCCTCGATTTGACGGTGATGACAGTCGAGGTCGACGCCGCCGACGAGTCGGGAATCGTCGCCACCGTCACCGGGTTAATCGCTGACTACGAGATCACGATTCGCCAGATCATCAGCGAGGACCCCGAGTTCACCGACGAGCCACGGCTCCACGTCATCACCGACGAGGAACTCCCCGGCGACCTCCTGTTGGAGATCCGTGAACTCCCCTTCGTCCGCCGGATCGAGTTTTAA
- the hisB gene encoding imidazoleglycerol-phosphate dehydratase HisB: MSETSRAAAVSRETGETTIEVTLDLDGDGESTVDTGIGFFDHMLTALAKHGLFDLTVRCDGDLEIDDHHTVEDVGITLGEALNEALGDKRGIVRYADRRVPLDEAVASVVVDVSGRPYFVFDGDFSQDQIGDFTSDMARHFAESLALNAGLTLHAEIVSGDNAHHEVEALFKSLARALDDATQVDERRSDTPSTKGEL, from the coding sequence ATGAGCGAGACATCACGGGCGGCAGCGGTCAGCCGCGAGACAGGCGAGACCACAATCGAGGTGACGCTGGATCTCGACGGCGACGGCGAGTCGACCGTCGACACCGGGATCGGCTTTTTCGACCACATGCTGACCGCACTGGCCAAACACGGCCTCTTCGATCTCACCGTCCGCTGCGATGGTGACCTGGAAATCGACGACCACCACACCGTCGAGGACGTGGGCATCACCCTTGGCGAAGCACTCAACGAGGCGCTGGGCGACAAACGCGGCATCGTCCGGTATGCCGACCGCCGGGTCCCACTCGACGAAGCGGTGGCCTCGGTCGTCGTCGACGTCAGTGGTCGACCCTACTTCGTCTTCGACGGCGACTTTTCGCAGGACCAGATCGGCGACTTCACGAGCGATATGGCCCGCCACTTCGCCGAGTCGCTGGCGCTCAACGCCGGGCTGACACTCCACGCCGAGATCGTCTCGGGCGATAACGCCCACCACGAAGTCGAGGCCCTATTTAAGTCACTGGCCCGCGCGCTCGACGACGCCACACAGGTCGACGAGCGGCGAAGCGACACCCCGAGCACGAAAGGCGAGCTGTGA
- a CDS encoding IMPACT family protein — translation MTATFRTVSGRGEATLDRHGSEFIALVAPVDTVDEAEAVIAEVESTYPDATHHVPVYRVPAGEVSADQLGDVMLREWCSDDGEPSGSSGKPALNVLVQQELQNLVAVVTRYYGGTNLGVGGLARAYSGAVKQAVDDAGIVEQVPHERFEASVDYDDSGTVRGILESTAAEFEASYDEQASFAVRVPVTESAELRERLLNATSGRVELD, via the coding sequence GTGACAGCAACGTTTCGTACCGTTTCCGGCCGCGGCGAAGCCACGCTCGACCGCCACGGCTCGGAGTTTATCGCTCTCGTCGCCCCGGTCGACACCGTCGACGAGGCCGAGGCCGTCATCGCGGAGGTCGAGTCGACCTACCCCGATGCGACCCACCACGTTCCGGTCTACCGCGTTCCGGCAGGTGAGGTCTCGGCCGACCAGCTCGGCGATGTGATGCTCCGAGAGTGGTGTAGCGACGACGGCGAGCCCAGCGGCTCGTCGGGCAAACCGGCACTCAACGTGCTCGTCCAACAGGAACTCCAGAACCTCGTCGCCGTCGTCACGCGGTATTATGGCGGTACTAATCTCGGTGTCGGCGGATTAGCACGTGCCTACTCCGGGGCAGTCAAGCAGGCCGTCGACGACGCGGGCATCGTCGAGCAGGTGCCACACGAGCGGTTTGAAGCTAGCGTCGACTACGACGATTCGGGGACGGTTCGCGGCATTCTGGAGTCGACCGCCGCCGAGTTCGAGGCGAGCTACGACGAGCAGGCCAGTTTCGCGGTTCGGGTGCCCGTTACCGAGTCGGCCGAACTCCGGGAACGCCTGTTAAATGCGACCAGCGGGCGGGTCGAGTTGGACTGA
- the hisA gene encoding 1-(5-phosphoribosyl)-5-[(5-phosphoribosylamino)methylideneamino]imidazole-4-carboxamide isomerase, with product MTDPFPTFEVIPAVDVQDGGVVQLVAGERGTEKQYGEPQAAADQWIQQGAETLHLVDLDGAFEGERVNADAFETIIESTDADLQIGGGIRTAEDAFELLDMGVDRVILGTAAVETPEIVAEISERYPGSVMVSLDAKGGEVVVSGWTESTGLDPAEAAGRYEDLGAGAILFTDVDVEGQLEGVNTELVSRVCEAVDIPVVASGGVASVNDVLALQEAGAAAVVVGTALYEGAFRLDAAIEAVSE from the coding sequence ATGACAGATCCGTTTCCGACGTTTGAGGTTATTCCGGCCGTCGACGTCCAAGACGGCGGCGTCGTCCAACTCGTCGCGGGCGAGCGTGGCACTGAAAAACAGTACGGCGAGCCACAGGCCGCCGCCGACCAGTGGATCCAGCAGGGTGCCGAGACGCTTCATCTGGTCGACCTCGACGGCGCCTTCGAAGGCGAGCGCGTCAACGCCGACGCTTTCGAGACGATTATCGAGTCGACCGACGCCGACCTCCAGATCGGCGGCGGCATTCGAACGGCCGAGGACGCCTTTGAACTCCTCGATATGGGCGTCGACCGCGTGATTCTGGGCACCGCAGCGGTCGAAACCCCCGAAATCGTCGCCGAAATATCCGAGCGGTATCCGGGAAGCGTGATGGTCAGCCTCGATGCGAAGGGCGGCGAGGTCGTCGTCTCGGGGTGGACCGAGTCGACCGGTCTCGACCCCGCGGAGGCCGCCGGGCGCTACGAGGACCTCGGCGCGGGCGCGATCCTGTTTACCGATGTCGACGTTGAAGGGCAGCTAGAGGGCGTCAATACGGAGTTAGTGAGTCGGGTGTGTGAGGCCGTCGACATCCCGGTGGTCGCCAGCGGGGGGGTAGCGTCGGTCAACGACGTACTGGCTCTGCAGGAGGCTGGCGCGGCGGCGGTCGTCGTCGGGACCGCGCTTTATGAGGGGGCCTTTAGGCTGGATGCGGCGATCGAGGCCGTTTCCGAGTAG
- a CDS encoding lysylphosphatidylglycerol synthase transmembrane domain-containing protein: MTRSGGRWTDGLRALVTRRHLTIGGTVLIFAGLLVALRDVDVDAVLTIVARTDPWLLAAAVGLYTLSWPLRGKRYGEVLSTTGYPLGSTFLTLAVFISQTANLVLPARAGDSVRAYILHARREVPYPAGFASLAIERVFDLASIAVLGGVTLAWLALGGVAGPLELVAEADGARTALLAAGGVTAITLVVGVSTVLVARSGRRPGSIAASVVDQFPQLRKPVAAIASFAGDIAVVARNPRAISVIGAGSLLIWSLDVGTAILVLAALDSGLALGPLLAVGTLAVSVGNLAKVLPLSQGGIGLYEAAFTALVVALTPIGAPTALAAAVVDHALKNGVTLVGGAAAITLLGVSPTEAAQQGTAAEAAQ; encoded by the coding sequence ATGACTCGCTCCGGCGGTCGGTGGACAGACGGCCTTCGAGCCTTGGTGACCCGACGCCATCTCACAATCGGGGGGACAGTGCTCATTTTTGCTGGCCTGCTCGTCGCGCTTCGGGACGTCGACGTCGACGCGGTGCTCACGATTGTCGCTCGGACCGACCCGTGGCTGCTTGCGGCCGCTGTCGGCCTCTATACCCTCTCGTGGCCGCTTCGGGGCAAGCGGTACGGCGAGGTGCTGTCGACCACTGGCTATCCGCTGGGGTCGACGTTTCTCACCCTTGCGGTCTTTATAAGCCAGACGGCGAACCTCGTGCTTCCGGCGCGGGCCGGTGATTCGGTTCGGGCCTACATCCTGCACGCCCGCCGGGAGGTGCCGTACCCCGCTGGCTTCGCGTCGTTGGCCATCGAACGCGTCTTCGATCTCGCCTCGATTGCGGTGCTCGGTGGGGTCACCCTCGCGTGGCTCGCCCTCGGCGGCGTCGCTGGCCCGCTGGAACTGGTCGCTGAAGCCGACGGGGCCAGAACCGCGCTCCTCGCCGCCGGTGGCGTGACTGCGATCACCCTCGTTGTCGGCGTCTCGACGGTGCTGGTCGCACGTTCGGGCCGTCGACCCGGCTCGATTGCCGCGAGCGTTGTCGACCAGTTTCCGCAACTTCGGAAACCGGTTGCAGCCATCGCCAGTTTCGCCGGTGATATCGCGGTCGTCGCCCGGAACCCACGCGCGATAAGCGTCATCGGAGCCGGAAGCCTCCTGATCTGGTCGCTGGACGTTGGCACTGCGATTCTCGTGCTCGCGGCTCTCGACAGCGGTCTGGCCCTTGGCCCTCTGCTTGCGGTCGGGACGCTCGCGGTGAGCGTCGGCAATCTCGCCAAGGTTCTGCCGCTCTCACAGGGCGGCATCGGCCTCTACGAGGCCGCCTTTACCGCCTTGGTCGTCGCGCTCACACCAATCGGCGCGCCAACCGCGCTCGCCGCTGCCGTCGTCGACCACGCGCTTAAAAACGGAGTTACGCTCGTCGGCGGGGCCGCAGCGATCACCCTGCTGGGCGTCTCGCCGACGGAGGCCGCCCAACAGGGGACCGCCGCGGAGGCTGCTCAGTAA
- the flaJ gene encoding archaellar assembly protein FlaJ: protein MATQTEQSGDRLDTLLSFIAELLASYDQLEMSRKRYLLTILLPAFGFFILTIVGAALLTVPLLVRLPMPLLGLLIVAAAVVYPKIYISQRRIKIENQFHLVMTHMTVLSMTNIDRMEVFRTLAKEDEYGVLAEELGHVVHLVDTWNQSLDDACRRRAKEVPSKALADFFERLGYILGAGQEMKDFLVNEQDIMMDQYSTVYEGALSNIEVMKDLYMSMILSMTFALVFAVVLPILSGINPTLTVVGVIVMFMFVQLGFYFVIRTMAPYDPVWYFPEARFVENRKLWGSLAFGGVGSMLLVFFMGFGFLGIGPGVDGLFFFLDEVPLPAYIGFPVAPLLVTGIVLRNEERTIHERDDQFPNFIRSLGSAENAKQATTSAVLETLRTKDFGALSPNINRLYRRLRMRLSPDQAWGEFSIESRSYLIQKFSEMFLVGRQMGGNTKLLGEIISSNMNQVNQLRVQRKQATTTLIGLLYGITAAATFAFFIGLEVVNILADFSTTLEVSQFNIGQIIHPGAYNIPLIEYLLLLVILFNAALSAIMIRTIDGGNKATAYIHFVMLTWLGCLTAIFTREVVSVVLAI from the coding sequence ATGGCGACACAAACCGAACAGTCAGGCGATAGGCTCGATACGCTGCTGTCGTTTATCGCGGAGCTACTGGCATCTTACGACCAACTGGAGATGTCGCGGAAGCGATATCTGCTGACGATTCTCCTGCCAGCGTTCGGCTTTTTTATACTAACTATCGTCGGTGCCGCCCTGTTGACGGTCCCGCTTCTGGTGAGGCTCCCGATGCCGCTTCTCGGGCTGTTGATCGTCGCTGCGGCAGTCGTCTATCCCAAAATCTACATCAGCCAACGCCGGATCAAGATCGAAAACCAGTTCCATCTGGTGATGACCCACATGACCGTTCTCTCGATGACCAACATCGACCGAATGGAAGTGTTCCGGACGCTGGCCAAAGAAGACGAATACGGCGTGTTGGCCGAAGAGCTGGGTCACGTCGTCCATCTCGTCGACACCTGGAACCAGAGTCTCGACGACGCCTGCCGTCGACGGGCCAAAGAGGTCCCGAGCAAGGCGCTGGCGGACTTCTTCGAACGGCTGGGCTACATTCTGGGTGCCGGCCAAGAGATGAAGGATTTCCTCGTCAACGAGCAGGACATCATGATGGACCAGTACAGCACGGTGTACGAGGGCGCGTTGTCGAACATCGAGGTGATGAAGGATCTCTACATGTCGATGATCCTCTCGATGACGTTCGCGCTCGTCTTCGCGGTCGTGCTGCCGATCCTCTCGGGGATTAATCCGACGCTGACAGTCGTTGGCGTCATCGTGATGTTCATGTTCGTCCAGTTGGGGTTCTACTTCGTCATCCGGACGATGGCACCGTACGATCCGGTCTGGTACTTCCCCGAGGCTCGGTTCGTCGAGAACCGCAAACTGTGGGGGTCGCTGGCGTTCGGTGGCGTCGGCTCGATGCTGTTGGTGTTCTTCATGGGGTTCGGCTTCCTCGGCATCGGCCCGGGCGTCGACGGGCTCTTTTTCTTCCTCGATGAGGTGCCACTTCCAGCCTACATCGGGTTCCCGGTAGCACCGCTTTTGGTGACCGGAATCGTCCTTCGAAACGAAGAACGGACGATCCACGAGCGCGACGATCAGTTTCCCAACTTCATTCGCTCGCTTGGGTCGGCTGAAAACGCGAAACAGGCGACGACCTCGGCGGTCCTCGAAACGCTCCGCACGAAGGATTTCGGTGCGCTGTCACCGAACATCAACCGACTCTACCGCCGTCTCCGGATGCGGCTCAGCCCGGATCAGGCGTGGGGTGAGTTCTCCATCGAATCCCGGTCGTACCTCATCCAGAAGTTCAGCGAGATGTTTCTGGTCGGTCGACAGATGGGTGGCAACACCAAACTGCTGGGCGAGATCATCAGCTCCAATATGAATCAGGTCAACCAGCTCCGTGTTCAGCGAAAGCAGGCGACGACGACGCTGATCGGCCTGCTGTACGGGATTACTGCCGCCGCAACGTTTGCCTTTTTCATCGGTCTCGAAGTCGTCAACATCCTCGCGGATTTCTCGACGACGCTCGAAGTCTCACAGTTCAACATCGGCCAGATCATCCATCCGGGGGCCTACAACATCCCGCTTATCGAGTATTTGCTCCTGCTCGTCATTCTGTTCAACGCGGCGCTGTCGGCAATCATGATCCGGACCATCGATGGCGGGAACAAGGCGACCGCCTACATCCATTTCGTCATGCTGACGTGGCTCGGTTGTCTGACTGCGATCTTCACCCGTGAGGTCGTCAGCGTCGTCCTCGCTATCTGA